One part of the Gadus macrocephalus chromosome 8, ASM3116895v1 genome encodes these proteins:
- the LOC132462479 gene encoding M1-specific T cell receptor beta chain-like, whose amino-acid sequence MALRNRPPQSESLHFPPYLGRQGDDHAAVLIDSSSSVLAVVAMAAELTQDQVSWTRREGENVSFRCTDTDQCGLIYWYQKKEGETLAVILSFEKSLGQVQKGFNHPQEDDFSSVLKENSWELSLQKVKASHSATYYCSCLTSGRTQYRSVERPKVSVYPATGADLKGRRSLLCVARDMVPEEVRVSWRRRGGGGGGGKDGEQLELRGPTYAASILVIDQGETLMDPYICRVEHESGLQEVEFPEGPGKTDVTLATAVTTDPRRPGRPREGPSDETHQSLQVLSRARLASVLYTVMVVKSGLCCCGLALLLLHTNKTSRTPRTSTTTALD is encoded by the exons atggcacttcgaaacagaccaccgca ATCAGAGTCTCTCCATTTTCCACCATATCTCGGTCGTCAAGGAGACGACCATGCTGctgttttgattgacagctcgTCATCAGTGCTGG CggtggttgccatggcagcagaGCTGACTCAGGACCAGGTGTCGTGGAccaggagagaaggggaaaacGTCTCCTTCAGATGTACAGACACTGACCAGTGTGGTCTTATCTACTGGTACCAGAAGAAAGAGGGGGAAACGTTAGCCGTGATTCTTTCTTTTGAAAAAAGTTTGGGTCAAGTACAAAAAGGATTCAACCATCCTCAGGAAGATGACTTCTCATCAGTCCTCAAAGAGAACAGCTGGGAGTTGTCGCTTCAGAAGGTGAAAGCGTCCCATTCTGCCACCTACTACTGTTCCTGTTTGACAAGTGGTCGCACACAGT ACAGGTCAGTGGAGCGGCCCAAAGTGAGCGTCTACCCAGCGACGGGAGCTGATTTAAAGGGCCGGCGCTccctgctgtgtgtagccaGAGACATGGTCCCTGAGGAGGTCCGGgtgtcctggaggaggagaggggggggcggagggggggggaaggacggGGAGCAGCTGGAGCTCAGAGGACCGACATACGCTGCCAGCATCCTGGTTATTGATCAGGGAGAAACCCTCATGGATCCATACATCTGTAGAGTTGAGCATGAGAGCGGTCTGCAGGAGGTGGAGTTCCCAG AAGGCCCCGGAAAGACAGATGTTACCTTAGCGACGGCAGTTACTACGGACCCCCGGCGTCCAGGGAGACCCAGAGAAGGTCCTTCAGATGAAACACACC AGTCCCTCCAGGTGCTGTCCAGAGCCAGGCTGGCGTCTGTGCTCTACACAGTGATGGTGGTGAAGAGTGGGCTCTGCTGCTGTGGCCtggctctcctgctcctccacaccAACAAGACCAGCAGGACGCCcagaaccagcaccaccacagccctggACTGA
- the LOC132462480 gene encoding uncharacterized protein LOC132462480: protein MVPEEVRVSWRRRGGGGGGGKDGEQLELRAPTYAASILVIDQGETLTDQYICRVEHESGLQKVEVPAAPTEMTLTSEGPGKTDVTLATAVTTDPRRPGRPREGPSDETHQSLQVLSRARLASVLYTVMVVKSVLCCCGLALLLLHTNKTSRTPRTSTTTALDASMVHMAQYNPHRPLWCTWTSINQYGLCVGGVPESLQVLSVFYTVMVVKSVLCCCGLALLLLHTNKTSRTPRTSTTTALD from the exons ATGGTCCCTGAGGAGGTCCGGgtgtcctggaggaggagaggggggggcggagggggggggaaggacggGGAGCAGCTGGAGCTCAGAGCACCGACATACGCTGCCAGCATCCTGGTTATTGATCAGGGAGAAACCCTCACAGATCAATACATCTGTAGAGTTGAGCATGAGAGCGGTCTGCAGAAGGTGGAGGTCCCAGCAG CTCCAACAGAAATGACCTTGACTTCAGAAGGCCCCGGAAAGACAGATGTTACCTTAGCGACGGCAGTTACTACGGACCCCCGGCGTCCAGGGAGACCCAGAGAAGGTCCTTCAGATGAAACACACC AGTCCCTCCAGGTGCTGTCCAGAGCCAGGCTGGCGTCTGTGCTCTACACAGTGATGGTGGTGAAGAGTGTGCTCTGCTGCTGTGGCCtggctctcctgctcctccacaccAACAAGACCAGCAGGACGCCcagaaccagcaccaccacagccctggAC GCCTCTATGGTGCATATGGCCCAGTATAACCCACATAGGCCTCTATGGTGCACATGGACCAGTATAAACCAGTATgggctgtgtgttggtggggtCCCAGAGTCCCTCCAGGTGCTGTCTGTGTTCTACACAGTGATGGTGGTGAAGAGTGTGCTCTGCTGCTGTGGCCtggctctcctgctcctccacaccAACAAGACCAGCAGGACGCCcagaaccagcaccaccacagccctggACTGA